One window from the genome of Enterobacteriaceae bacterium Kacie_13 encodes:
- the purU gene encoding formyltetrahydrofolate deformylase: MSQQNVQTKVLRTICPDAKGLIAKITNICYKHELNIVQNNEFVDHRTGRFFMRTELEGIFNDTTLLADLDSALPAGSVRELHSTGRRRIVILVTKEAHCLGDLLMKAAYGGLDVEIDAVIGNHDTLQTLVERFDIPFHLVSHEGLTREQHDSAMIAQIDQYQPDYVVLAKYMRVLTPGFVQHYPHQVINIHHSFLPAFIGARPYHQAYERGVKLIGATAHYVNDSLDEGPIIMQDVINVDHTYTAEDMMRAGRDVEKNVLSRALYRVLAQRVFVYGNRTVIL; encoded by the coding sequence ATGTCGCAACAGAACGTACAAACCAAGGTATTACGCACCATTTGCCCTGATGCAAAAGGTCTGATCGCCAAAATTACTAATATTTGCTACAAGCACGAACTGAATATCGTGCAAAACAATGAATTCGTGGATCACCGCACCGGACGCTTCTTTATGCGTACCGAACTGGAAGGGATCTTCAACGACACCACGCTGCTCGCCGATCTGGACAGCGCGCTGCCAGCCGGTTCCGTGCGTGAATTACACAGCACAGGCCGTCGTCGCATCGTCATTCTGGTGACCAAAGAGGCGCACTGCCTTGGCGATCTGCTGATGAAAGCCGCTTACGGTGGTTTGGATGTCGAAATCGACGCGGTCATCGGTAACCACGACACCCTGCAAACGCTGGTGGAACGCTTCGACATTCCGTTCCATCTGGTCAGCCACGAAGGTTTGACCCGCGAACAGCATGACAGTGCGATGATTGCGCAAATCGACCAGTACCAACCCGATTACGTGGTTCTGGCGAAGTACATGCGCGTTCTGACGCCGGGCTTCGTGCAGCATTACCCGCATCAGGTCATTAATATTCACCACTCATTCCTGCCGGCCTTTATCGGCGCACGTCCGTATCATCAGGCATACGAACGTGGTGTGAAGCTGATTGGTGCAACGGCGCACTACGTCAACGACAGTTTAGACGAAGGCCCGATCATCATGCAGGACGTGATTAACGTCGATCACACCTATACCGCTGAAGATATGATGCGTGCCGGTCGTGACGTCGAGAAAAACGTTCTTAGCCGTGCGCTGTACCGTGTACTGGCGCAGCGCGTGTTCGTTTATGGGAACCGTACAGTTATCCTGTAA
- a CDS encoding YchJ family protein yields MSLLCPCGSNVLFDECCQPYIAGDKPAPTPSALMRSRYTAYTLKNASYLIATWHPDCQPGHWRASLEEGFATTHWQGLNVIGQQDGRDPDEGFVEFAARFTETGQEQVHLIHERSRFLRLKDRWYYIDGIKPQTGRNDACPCGSGKKYKKCCGK; encoded by the coding sequence GTGTCCCTACTTTGCCCATGTGGCAGCAACGTTTTGTTCGACGAGTGCTGCCAGCCATACATTGCCGGAGATAAACCGGCACCGACGCCGTCTGCACTGATGCGGTCCCGCTACACCGCTTATACATTAAAAAATGCGAGTTATCTGATCGCCACCTGGCATCCTGATTGTCAACCCGGGCACTGGCGCGCCAGTTTGGAAGAAGGCTTTGCGACCACACACTGGCAGGGATTAAATGTCATTGGCCAGCAGGACGGTCGCGACCCGGATGAAGGATTCGTGGAATTCGCCGCACGTTTCACCGAAACCGGTCAGGAACAGGTTCATCTCATTCATGAACGCTCGCGATTTCTTCGTTTGAAAGATCGCTGGTACTATATAGACGGAATTAAACCGCAGACAGGCCGCAATGACGCCTGCCCGTGCGGATCGGGTAAAAAATATAAGAAGTGCTGCGGTAAATAA
- the rssA gene encoding patatin-like phospholipase RssA, protein MSRKVTIGLALGSGAAKGWAHIGVINALKDMDIEVDVVAGCSVGALVGAAYVSNRLPAMESWVRSFSYWDVLRLMDFSWKRGGLLRGERVFNAVGQIIRINEIEECSKKFGAVATNLSTGRELWLTKGDLHEAIRASCSMPGLLAPVWHNGYWLVDGAVVNPVPVSLTRALGADIVIAVDLQHDAHLMQQDLLTVQPTGEALITEKDLSWRDRIRQRLTRPNARKPNVSPSAMEIMSTSIQVLENRLKRNRMAGDPPDVVIQPYCPQISTLDFHRAAEAIEAGRLAVEKQREQLLPLIKNKQF, encoded by the coding sequence ATGAGCAGAAAAGTCACCATCGGTCTGGCCCTTGGCTCGGGAGCAGCAAAAGGTTGGGCACACATCGGCGTGATTAATGCCCTTAAAGATATGGATATTGAGGTGGATGTGGTCGCCGGATGTTCAGTCGGCGCGCTGGTCGGTGCGGCTTATGTGAGTAACAGGTTACCGGCAATGGAAAGCTGGGTGCGCTCGTTCAGTTACTGGGACGTGCTGCGTCTGATGGATTTCTCCTGGAAACGCGGGGGATTGCTGCGCGGTGAGCGCGTATTTAACGCCGTCGGACAGATTATCCGCATTAACGAGATTGAAGAGTGCTCGAAAAAATTCGGCGCCGTGGCAACAAACCTGAGTACAGGCCGTGAGTTGTGGCTGACCAAAGGGGATTTGCACGAGGCCATTCGCGCCTCCTGTAGTATGCCTGGCTTGCTGGCACCGGTCTGGCATAACGGGTACTGGCTGGTGGACGGGGCGGTGGTGAATCCGGTGCCTGTCTCTCTGACCCGTGCGTTAGGGGCAGATATTGTGATAGCCGTCGATCTTCAGCATGACGCGCATCTGATGCAGCAGGATTTACTAACAGTGCAGCCGACCGGCGAAGCACTCATTACTGAGAAAGACCTGAGCTGGCGTGACAGAATCCGCCAGCGCTTAACCCGCCCGAACGCCCGTAAGCCAAATGTCAGCCCTTCGGCCATGGAAATTATGTCGACCTCCATCCAGGTTTTGGAGAACCGGCTTAAGCGTAATCGTATGGCGGGCGATCCCCCGGATGTGGTTATCCAGCCTTATTGCCCGCAAATCTCGACGCTCGATTTTCATCGCGCAGCGGAGGCTATTGAAGCGGGTCGCCTCGCCGTTGAAAAGCAAAGAGAACAGTTGTTACCCCTGATAAAAAACAAACAGTTCTGA
- the rssB gene encoding two-component system response regulator RssB, translating to MDKPLTSKHILIVEDEAVFRSVLAGYVSSLGATFTEAENGLQALSLIEDFPPDLILCDLAMPEMGGIEFVENLRLQGNKIPVLVISATDKMTDVATMLRLGVEDVLLKPINDLQRLRDALLTCLYPKLFSSQAMEESSLVQDWEALCRNPNEAQRLLKELQPPVQQTLANCRINYRQLTTTDHPGLVLDIAALSSKDLGFYCLDVTRANENGVLAALLLRAIFNSLLREHLSDQHQRLPQMSTLLKQVNHLFKQANLKGQFPLLLGYYHAEHKNLILVSAGLHANLNTGTNTIQLSNGVPLGTTGATYSNQISQRCEAWQCQVWGSGGRLRLMLSTE from the coding sequence ATGGATAAACCACTTACAAGCAAGCACATTCTTATCGTTGAAGACGAAGCCGTTTTCCGATCTGTGCTCGCTGGCTATGTGAGTTCCCTCGGCGCCACCTTCACAGAAGCAGAAAACGGCCTGCAGGCTTTATCCTTGATCGAAGACTTTCCTCCTGATCTGATCCTCTGCGATTTAGCAATGCCCGAAATGGGCGGTATCGAGTTTGTCGAAAACTTGCGACTGCAGGGTAATAAAATCCCCGTTCTGGTGATTTCCGCCACCGATAAAATGACGGATGTCGCGACGATGCTGCGCCTTGGTGTCGAAGATGTGTTGCTTAAACCAATAAACGATCTACAGCGGTTACGCGACGCGTTGTTGACCTGCCTGTATCCGAAGCTGTTTTCTTCTCAGGCGATGGAGGAAAGTTCGCTGGTTCAGGACTGGGAAGCGTTGTGCCGTAATCCGAATGAAGCGCAAAGGCTGCTTAAGGAATTACAGCCACCAGTACAGCAAACGCTGGCCAATTGCCGCATTAACTACCGGCAGCTGACGACGACGGATCATCCGGGACTGGTGCTGGATATTGCCGCATTATCATCGAAAGATTTGGGTTTCTATTGCCTGGATGTGACCCGCGCTAATGAAAATGGCGTACTGGCAGCATTGTTGCTGCGTGCCATTTTTAACAGCCTGCTGCGTGAACATTTGAGCGACCAGCATCAGCGGTTACCGCAGATGTCGACACTGCTTAAGCAGGTGAATCATTTATTCAAACAAGCAAACCTCAAAGGCCAGTTCCCACTTTTACTCGGGTACTACCATGCCGAACATAAAAATCTCATCCTGGTTTCGGCAGGCCTGCATGCCAATCTCAATACTGGCACCAATACCATTCAACTTAGCAACGGTGTGCCGCTGGGCACGACGGGCGCAACCTATTCTAATCAGATAAGCCAGCGCTGCGAGGCGTGGCAATGTCAGGTATGGGGATCGGGTGGGCGTCTGAGATTAATGTTGTCTACTGAGTGA
- a CDS encoding nucleotide sugar dehydrogenase, with protein MKVTVFGIGYVGLVQAAVLAEVGHEVLCIDVDAKKVENLKNGQIPIFEPGLTPLVKQNYEAGRLLFSTDAAEGVAHATVQFIAVGTPPDEDGSADLKYVTAVARTIAEHMTEPKVVIDKSTVPVGTADKVRAVMTEVLKKRGVDIDFNVVSNPEFLKEGAAVADCMRPERIVIGTDNPDAIDPIRELYEPFNRNHDRMILMDIRSAELTKYAANCMLATKISFMNEMSNLAEMLGADIEKVRQGIGSDSRIGYHFIYPGCGYGGSCFPKDVQALIRTAEHIGYQPKLLQAVEQVNYQQKYKLPTFIQRHFGEDLKGKTFALWGLSFKPNTDDMREASSRVLMEQLWAAGAKIKAYDPEAMNETQRIYGHREDLELMGTKESALQNADALIICTEWQNFRAPDFDVIKNALKEPVIFDGRNLFDPERLEKRGFTYYGIGRGASVNPVL; from the coding sequence ATGAAAGTAACAGTTTTTGGTATCGGTTACGTCGGACTTGTTCAGGCGGCGGTTCTTGCTGAAGTCGGGCATGAAGTACTGTGCATCGATGTGGATGCAAAAAAAGTAGAAAATCTGAAAAATGGTCAGATACCCATTTTTGAACCGGGTTTAACCCCATTAGTCAAACAGAACTATGAAGCAGGGCGTCTGTTGTTCAGCACCGATGCGGCTGAAGGCGTGGCGCACGCAACCGTCCAGTTTATTGCTGTGGGTACGCCACCGGATGAAGATGGCTCCGCAGACCTGAAATATGTGACTGCCGTGGCGCGTACCATCGCTGAACATATGACTGAACCTAAAGTGGTGATTGATAAGTCTACCGTTCCCGTCGGTACTGCGGATAAAGTCCGTGCAGTGATGACCGAGGTACTGAAAAAGCGCGGTGTGGATATCGATTTCAACGTGGTTTCAAACCCTGAATTCCTCAAAGAAGGTGCCGCTGTCGCCGACTGTATGCGCCCGGAACGTATCGTCATTGGTACCGACAATCCTGACGCCATCGACCCTATCCGTGAACTGTACGAACCTTTCAACCGTAATCACGACCGCATGATCCTGATGGATATCCGCAGCGCTGAGCTGACCAAGTACGCGGCGAACTGTATGCTGGCCACCAAAATCAGCTTTATGAATGAGATGTCTAATCTGGCCGAAATGCTGGGTGCAGATATTGAGAAAGTGCGTCAGGGTATCGGTTCAGACTCCCGTATCGGTTATCACTTTATCTATCCAGGCTGCGGCTACGGCGGCTCTTGCTTCCCGAAAGACGTGCAGGCGCTGATCCGTACAGCAGAACATATTGGTTATCAGCCAAAATTATTACAGGCCGTTGAACAGGTGAATTATCAGCAAAAATATAAATTGCCGACATTTATTCAGCGTCATTTTGGTGAAGACCTCAAAGGCAAAACCTTTGCGCTGTGGGGCCTTTCTTTCAAACCTAATACAGATGACATGCGTGAAGCCTCCAGCCGCGTATTAATGGAGCAACTCTGGGCCGCAGGTGCGAAAATCAAAGCCTATGATCCTGAAGCGATGAATGAAACTCAGCGGATCTACGGTCATCGTGAAGATCTCGAACTGATGGGTACCAAAGAATCCGCATTGCAAAACGCCGATGCGCTGATTATTTGTACCGAATGGCAGAATTTCCGCGCACCAGATTTCGATGTCATCAAAAATGCATTAAAAGAGCCGGTCATCTTTGATGGTCGTAATTTATTCGATCCTGAACGTTTAGAAAAACGCGGGTTTACTTACTACGGTATTGGCCGTGGTGCATCAGTCAATCCGGTTCTGTAA
- a CDS encoding NAD-dependent epimerase/dehydratase family protein, translating to MKYLVTGAAGFIGFYVSQRLLAAGHTVVGIDNLNDYYDVNLKLARLAQLENKDGFSFIKLDLAEREGMAALFAEQRFDRVIHLAAQAGVRYSIENPLAYADSNLIGFVNVLEGCRHNKVGHLLYASSSSVYGLNKKQPFSTDDSVDHPVSLYAATKKANELMAHTYSHLYSLPTTGLRFFTVYGPWGRPDMALFKFTKAMIAGQSIDVYNHGEMRRDFTYIDDIAEAIVRLQDVIPQPQPDWTVENGSPASSSAPYSVYNIGNNSPVKLTAYISALEKALGIEASKNLLPMQPGDVHETSADTQPLYEAINFKPETTVEQGVQNFVDWYRDFYHV from the coding sequence ATGAAATATCTGGTTACCGGCGCTGCGGGTTTTATTGGTTTTTACGTATCACAACGTTTGCTGGCGGCAGGTCATACCGTTGTCGGAATTGATAATCTGAATGATTATTATGACGTCAATCTGAAACTCGCGCGTTTGGCGCAGCTCGAAAATAAAGACGGCTTTTCGTTCATTAAGCTGGATTTAGCCGAACGCGAGGGTATGGCCGCTTTGTTTGCAGAGCAGCGTTTTGACCGTGTTATTCATTTGGCTGCGCAAGCCGGTGTCCGGTATTCCATCGAAAATCCTTTGGCATATGCAGATTCTAACCTCATAGGATTTGTTAATGTTCTGGAAGGGTGCCGTCATAATAAAGTCGGTCATTTGCTTTATGCGTCTTCCAGTTCAGTTTATGGCCTGAACAAGAAACAACCTTTCTCGACGGATGATTCTGTTGATCATCCAGTTTCACTTTATGCCGCGACCAAAAAAGCCAATGAATTAATGGCTCACACTTATTCACATCTTTATAGCCTGCCAACCACCGGATTGCGTTTCTTTACTGTGTACGGTCCGTGGGGGCGTCCTGATATGGCGCTGTTTAAGTTTACCAAAGCAATGATCGCCGGTCAGAGTATTGATGTTTATAACCACGGCGAAATGCGTCGCGACTTTACCTATATTGATGATATAGCCGAAGCGATTGTGCGTTTACAGGATGTCATACCGCAGCCTCAGCCGGACTGGACCGTGGAAAATGGGTCACCAGCCAGCAGTTCTGCACCCTACAGTGTTTATAATATAGGTAATAACAGCCCGGTGAAACTGACGGCCTACATCAGTGCACTTGAGAAGGCGCTGGGCATTGAAGCTAGCAAGAACCTGCTGCCTATGCAGCCTGGTGACGTGCATGAGACCAGTGCTGATACACAGCCGCTTTATGAGGCTATCAACTTTAAGCCTGAAACGACAGTCGAGCAGGGCGTACAAAACTTCGTGGACTGGTATCGAGATTTCTACCACGTATAA
- a CDS encoding DNA-binding transcriptional regulator H-NS, producing MSEALKILNNIRTLRAQARECTLETLEEMLEKLEVVVNERREEDSQAAAEIEERTRKLQQYREMLIADGIDPNELLQTMAATKSAGKAKRAARPAKYKYIDENGENKTWTGQGRTPAVIKKAIEEQGKSLDDFLL from the coding sequence ATGAGCGAAGCATTAAAGATTCTGAACAACATCCGTACTCTGCGTGCGCAAGCAAGAGAATGCACTCTGGAAACTCTGGAAGAGATGCTGGAAAAATTAGAAGTTGTTGTTAACGAACGTCGCGAAGAAGATTCTCAGGCAGCTGCTGAAATTGAAGAACGCACGCGTAAACTGCAACAATACCGTGAAATGCTGATTGCTGACGGCATTGATCCTAACGAATTGCTGCAAACAATGGCTGCAACCAAATCTGCTGGTAAAGCTAAACGTGCTGCACGCCCTGCTAAATACAAATACATCGACGAAAACGGCGAAAACAAAACCTGGACCGGCCAGGGTCGTACTCCGGCTGTGATCAAGAAAGCAATCGAAGAGCAAGGCAAATCACTGGACGATTTCCTGCTGTAA